In one window of Enoplosus armatus isolate fEnoArm2 chromosome 7, fEnoArm2.hap1, whole genome shotgun sequence DNA:
- the tbl1xr1a gene encoding F-box-like/WD repeat-containing protein TBL1XR1a, giving the protein MSISSDEVNFLVYRYLQESGFSHSAFTFGIESHISQSNINGALVPPAALISIIQKGLQYVEAEVSINEDGTLFDGRPIESLSLIDAVMPDVVQTRQQAYRDKMAQQQAAASAPATATGGSIAGNAKNGENTANGEENGAHALANNHADLMEVDGDVEIPQNKAMVLRGHESEVFICAWNPVSDLLASGSGDSTARIWNLSENSTSSSTQLVLRHCIREGGQDVPSNKDVTSLDWNSEGTLLATGSYDGFARIWTKDGNLASTLGQHKGPIFALKWNKKGNFILSAGVDKTTIIWDAHTGEAKQQFPFHSAPALDVDWQSNNTFASCSTDMCIHVCKLGQDRPIKTFQGHTNEVNAIKWDPTGNLLASCSDDMTLKIWSMKQDSCVHDLQAHSKEIYTIKWSPTGPGTNNPSANLMLASASFDSTVRLWDVERGICIHTLTKHQEPVYSVAFSPDGRHLASGSFDKCVHIWNTQTGALVHSYRGTGGIFEVCWNAAGDKVGASASDGSVCVLDLRK; this is encoded by the exons ATGAGCATTAGCAGTGATGAGGTCAACTTCCTGGTCTACAGATACCTACAGGAGTCAG GGTTCTCCCATTCAGCGTTCACGTTTGGTATAGAGAGTCACATCAGCCAGTCCAACATCAATGGTGCTCTGGTTCCCCCTGCTGCCCTCATCAGCATCATCCAGAAGGGCCTGCAGTACGTCGAGGCCGAAGTCAGCATCAATGAG GACGGCACGTTATTTGACGGGCGGCCCATTGAGTCTCTGTCCCTGATCGATGCGGTGATGCCGGACGTTGTTCAGACGCGGCAGCAGGCCTACCGGGACAAAATGGCCCAGCAGCAGGCGGCCGCTTCGGCACCGGCAACGGCCACCGGAGGCAGCATCGCCGGCAACGCCAAGAATGGAGAGAATACTGCCAACGGGGAGGAGAACGGAGCCCATGCCTTAGCTA ACAACCACGCAGACCTGATGGAGGTGGACGGAGATGTGGAGATCCCTCAGAACAAGGCCATGGTCTTGAGAGGCCACGAGTCAGAGGTCTTCATCTGTGCCTGGAACCCAGTCAGCGATCTGCTGGCATCGGG GTCTGGTGATTCGACGGCTCGTATCTGGAACCTGAGTGAAAACAGTACAAGCAGCTCCACACAGCTGGTCCTGAGGCACTGCATACGAGAGGGAGGACAGGACGTCCCCAGCAACAAAGACGTCACCTCGCTAGACTGGaat AGCGAGGGCACGCTGTTAGCAACAGGCTCCTATGACGGTTTCGCCAGAATATGGACGAAGGATG GGAATCTGGCCAGTACACTCGGCCAACACAAAGGTCCTATCTTTGCCCttaagtggaataaaaaaggcAATTTTATCCTCAGCGCAGGAGTAGACAAG ACAACAATCATATGGGATGCCCATACAGGAGAAGCCAAACAACAGTTTCCCTTCCATTCAG CTCCAGCACTAGATGTGGACTGGCAGAGCAACAACACGTTTGCTTCCTGTAGTACAGACATGTGCATCCACGTCTGTAAACTGGGGCAGGACAGACCCATTAAAACATTCCAGGGACAcaca aatGAAGTAAATGCAATCAAGTGGGATCCCACAGGGAACCTGCTAGCCTCCTGCTCGGACGACATGACGTTGAAG attTGGAGTATGAAGCAGGACTCGTGTGTCCACGACCTGCAGGCCCACAGTAAAGAAATCTACACCATCAAATGGAGTCCCACTGGGCCCGGAACTAACAATCCCAGCGCTAACCTTATGCTAGCCAG TGCGTCGTTCGACTCCACAGTTCGTCTTTGGGACGTGGAGAGAGGCATCTGTATCCATACGCTGACTAAACACCAGGAGCCGGTCTACAGCGTGGCTTTCAGCCCAGACGGTCGGCATCTAGCTAGCGGCTCCTTTGACAAATGCGTGCACATCTGGAACACACAG ACGGGCGCTTTAGTCCACAGTTACAGAGGGACGGGGGGAATCTTTGAGGTTTGCTGGAATGCAGCAGGGGACAAAGTGGGAGCCAGCGCATCAGACGGATCT GTGTGTGTACTAGACCTTCGGAAATAG